A region of the Candidatus Kryptobacter tengchongensis genome:
AAAACTGGTATTCCATCCTCCTCACCAACGAAATCTTTATTTTCAATCGCCTTCAACATTTTTTCAAAGTTATAAACCGTCGTTATACTCTGTAACTTTCCACTTCCAACAATCCACTTTCCATCAGGGCTGACATCAACACCATGCGGTGACTTTGCACAGGGCATAAGGTAAACAACACCTGGTGCCTCCTTCGGATCAATAACTCTAACACCGGAGATAAGTTTATATTTTCCAGCCTTGAGGTATTCCTCGGCTTTCTTCCAATTAACAGCGGCAATGTAATCACGGTCGTTCTGAGAAGCCGTAATCTCAAGTATTCCAGTTGCTCTTTCAGAGTTGTAGCATGTCCAGAAAACCCAACCATGGCTTGGTCCCTTACCCGCATCGCCAAGGTCAAAGTTAAATGGTGGCATCAAAACTTGAAATCCATGCTTTTCATCCATTCTCATCTCACCTGTTTTGGGATCAACCTCAACAAGTGCAACTATACCATGATACTTCTTGGCATATTCTTCAACTGGAACATAAGTTCCCTTTGGAACAGGAACAGAAAATCTTGTCGCAATTGTAACATATTCAGTGTTTTCAGTTACAAATGTTGAACCATGGTTACCTGAAAGATTCGGAATTGGACCGAGAATTTGCTTTACTTTGAAATCCCGCAAATCAATTCTCGCAATGCGGTTATTTGCATTATCATTGATGAATAACCATCTCCCGTCATAATCTCCGTTTGTTTCACTTAACGCTGGATGGTGCGCATCTCCCCAGGTGTAACCACCGAGCATCTCTTTTGTTTCCTTGTCAAAACCATAACCCGTAGATGGATAAGGTGTAAAGACAGGGATTGTGCAAATGTGTCTCATTGATGGAATTCCTGCAACGAAAATCTGCCCTGAATGACCGCCCGAATAGAAAAGATAAAATTCATCAAGATCACCAGGTGGAACATAAGTTGCAAGAGCAGCTTCAGCTGCTTCGCCTTTTACAGCTTCTTTACCAGGTTTGCAGCTGTGGAAAACAATTGCCACAGCAATGAAGGTAATTAAAATTCCGAGAGCAACTTGAATTTGCCTTTTCATAGCTTTACGCCTCCTTTAATTTTTAAGGTTTTGATGTTAACTGTTGTTTGCGATATTTCTCATACGCTTTTGTCAAAAGCTCAACCACTTGAGCTTTCTCCTCATCACTTAGCATAATCTGACTTCCAAGGACAATTGACATCGTTCCAGTAGGTTCCTTAATGAAGTTTTCAAGCGTTTTCCCAAATCTGCTTGGGACATCTTCAACAGCATTGCTAAGGTCAGGACCAATTTTTGCAGCTGATTCAATCCCAAATACAGAAATTGAATGACACACAAAACAACCTTTATTCACAAAGAAGGCGCCTTCCCCTTCTCTCATTTGCCTTTCCTTTTCAATTTCCTCAGGCGTTGGCAAATCAGCAAGAGCAGTGTAAGATTGCGGATAATACTCGGGGGGAAGATTAACCTTCTTCCAACTTAACATTAAAAGAGTTAAAGCGATAGCCTCTCTTGATGTAAATCCCATCTCAGGCATTATACTTTCAGGCGAGACCATTTTTGGATTTTTAAAATGAGCAACATGCCAAGCAAAGACAGACTTTTTCCCACCAACCCTTGAATAATCAAATTGTTCAGGAGATTTATCACCTTCATAAGTCAAATCAGGACCAATTACACCACCACGACCGTTAATTTTGTGGCATGCACGACATCCCTTTTCCTTAATAAGTTTTTTAGCATAATTGATGTAATCCGCCCCCGGAGTTAAACTATCATAGCGATGACATATGTTACAATTCATCTGTAATAAAACTTTTTTATCTGGAGGTCTATAAATATCTTCAAGCTCTTTTCCCAAGAGCGGTTCCTCCCAATGTTCAATGAAACCATGTGCTTCTTCTTTATTCAAAGCATATCCTTGCCCACCATGGCATATCGTGCAACCATACTTTGGTAAGGGATGTTTATCAAGGATTTCCTTCGGATGAGTTTTAAAAGGATTTGGGGCATTTTCAAGTCCCCTCCACTCATAACCCATATGACAGGTTATACATCTATCAACTCTGTTAAGCTCCTTAACATAAATTTGCTTAACTCCGAATTCAACTGTTTTCGCTTTTTCCTCCCCAAGTTTATCCTTGACATATTGTTTGAATTCTGATTGATATTTTTTCCACTCTGGCGTGAAATAACCCACATAAACGAAAGCGGTTACAATTAAACCAATTAAAGCAATTGCATAAACCGCTGTTATATCTTTCCTAAACTTGCTTTTGTCCATCCTTCTGCTTTCAGTTTTCTTTTTAAAATTTCTTGGGTAATTCTGGCCACGACTCCCATGGGAAATAAAATTCCCAATTAGGTCCACGCATGTAAGTTCCAATGATTATCAAAACTATTACAAAGAAGCAAAGCACAAGAAAAACTATATTTTGTTTCATTCGCTCTTTACTAAACCAGACACCCGTGCTCAAGTTTGAACTCTTATCAAAGTACGGCCATACCGCAAGCAAAAGAACTAAAATTCCAGGAATTAAAACCCCACCGATAAATGCCCCATTCAACACAAAACCTCCAATTCTTATCGTCGTTATAGCTACAAGTTCTTGCAACCAAAGGAAATACCACGGTGCCTTTGCAGGGTTAGGTGTCACATTGGGATTGGCTGGCTCCTCAAGTGGGGCATGAATAAAAAGACTTATCAAAGCAACAAAAACAAATGTCCCGAGCATAACAAGCCCAATTCTACGGATTAAAAACGGAACTGAATTAACAGTGTATTTGTCCTCATCAAGCAATGTCGTCTCAACTTGAACAGTTCTACCCGTTGTTATTCCAAGAAGAGAGTATGTCTTGCTTTTAATTCCGTCCTTGATTTTTTCTTTCTTTTGACTCAAAACTAAATTGTCAACACATGCAAGTCCCCCATCTTTCCTAATTCGCCACATGTGATAAGAAAATAAAATCAAAACAGCCGCGGGCAAAAAGAAACAATGAAGAACATAGAACCTTATCAAAGCATTCTGTTCAATTTCGTGACCGCCTAAAAGTATAAACCTGATCCAATTCCCAACAATGGGAGCATTTTTTGCGATATTAGTTCCAACCGTTATAGCCCAGAACGCAAGCTGATCCCAGGGCAAAAGGTAACCCGTAAATGAAAGAAGTAGAGTTATAAGCAAAAGCACAACCCCAACTAACCAGTTTAAAGGTCTGTTTTGCCCTACGCCCACACCATTTTTATATGCACCAGTCAAAAATACCCTCACCATATGAAGAAAGGCAAACGCAACCATTAAATGTGCAGCGTTCCTGTGCATCGCTCTTATAAACCAACCAAACGAGACAACATACTCTATATCCTTAACACTATGATAAGCCCTCTCAACTGAAGGCACATATAAGAACATCAAAATCACACCAGTTATTGTCAATATCAAAAACAATGTGGCGGTTATAGTCCCAAGCCAGAGAGAATATCCCCATGATAAACTCCGCAATGTCACCTTTGCAGGAAACCAATGAAGCAAAATGTTTCTAACAATTGATTCACCAGCTTCTTTTTCCGACCGAGGAACCCAGGTCCAAAATATGCTTCTTCCATTTAATTTCTTCGGTTTAACTTCAAATTCAGGCATATAAAATCCTTTTTAATTTTATACAGTTAACTTGTAATTCTGGGGAACCGTTTTGTTAAGATCAACTACAAGTTTTCCATCCTCCGGTGAGATTTCAACTTTCACCCAATCAAGCGGTCTTGGCGCAGGTCCGGCGTAATTTGTCCCATCACCGTAAAATTTTGAACCATGGCAGGGACAGTGAAACTCCCACTTAACCTCAACTTCTTTTCCAGCAATCTTCACAACCTTTGGCTTTGAAAGACCAACATATTTAACAGTGCAACCAAGATGCGTGCAAACAGCCGAAATAGCATAAAATGTTTTGCCCTCGCGAAAGATATATGTTTTGATGTCATCAATAAAGGTTACACCATCCGGAATTTTATCCGGCTCATCTAACTTGACACGTCTTATCCCCTCATAACTTACATTTGGAAACAATGATCTAAACCAAGTATAAACTTGCCCTGCAAGGGTTAACAGGAGTGAACCAAGTCCAAAATTTTTCAAAAATTTTCTCCTATCAAATTTCATTTTCAAAACTATTTTTGTTTTTTAATCTTCAATTATTTCTTGCTCAACATAATACATTCTTTCCATCGTCATCGCATCCGTTGGGCAAACAATAGCGCATAATCCACACCTTATACATTTTTCATCATCCTTTATCATCGCAGATAAACCAACCCCATCTGCAAGTTGATAATGGTTCAAAATTTTTTCCCTCATCTCATCATCAATATCAAGCTCTTCAACGGGGACAAGTTTTAAGCAGTATTCAGGACAAACATCAGTGCAAGCTCCACATAAAATACATTTCTCAGCGTCATAAATTGTTTGAATATGACATAATAAACATCTCTTCGCTTGCTCAATTGCTTGTTCCTCGGTATAGCCCATTTCAACCTCAACTATTCCAGTTCGTCTATCAATCGGGATTGTATCAGGTGCCCTTCGCGGTATGATTTCATAACCAACATAAGTGGAATAATTTCGCTTTTCTATCTTCTCAACGGATAAATTGAAAATTCTCTTTGTCTTTAAACCTCTTAAATAATTATCAATTGAAATTGCCGCTTGTTTCCCGTTCGCAATGGCATCAATTAAGTTCCTCGGTCCAAATGCAACATCCCCACCTGCGAAGATTCCAGGGACGCTTGTCTCAAGCGTTTCAGGGTTTACCTTTATCGTCCCAGCTGCAGTAAGTTCTATACCATCTTCCGGTTTTATAAAATTCAAATTTGGTCTTTGCCCTATCGCAAGTATAACTGTATCTGCCTCCATATATTCACTTACGCTTTCATCAAATATCGGATTAAATCTCCCGTCTTCATCATAAGTTCTTTTAACGCCGATGAATTCAACTCCTTTAACCCTTCCGTTCTCACCGATAAATCTCTTAACGCCCCTTTGCGGATGAAAGATTATCCCTTCCCTTATAGCCTCCTCAAACTCTTCCTTTCCCTGTGCGGTTCTTAACACAGGCATTTCATCAAAAGATTCCAAACTTGCGATGTGAATTTCAAGGACACCAGCTCTTCTTGCGGTTCTTGCAGCATCCATGACAATGGTGTATGTTGAGCCATTCCCCAACTTTTCTTTCTCCTCCATCTCAACAGCCATTCTCAAAGCCGTCCTCGCCGCATCAAAAGCAACAAATCCACCTCCAATTACTAAAACTTTTTCGCCAAGTTCAACCCTGTAACCGTTATTAACATTTATCAAAAAATCAATCGCTTTTATAATCCCATCAAGATTTGCACCTTCAACATTCATATCTCTTCCCTCTTGAGTGCCAACCGCTATAAATATCGCATCAAACTCTTCCCTCAATTCCTTGATACCGAAATTCTTTGTTAAAGGCGTAAGCGTTCTAACTTCAACCCCAAGCCAAAGAATTTTATTAATTTCTTTCTCAATTATACCCCTTGATAACCTAAATTCAGGTATTCCATGCCTCATCATCCCCCCAAGCACATTTGAAGCCTCAAAAATTGTAACTTTATACCCTATCAATGCAAGATCGTGCGCACAAGCAAGCCCAGCAGGACCTGCACCAATTATAGCAACTTTTTTATCTCTTACATCTGCTTTCCTTACTTTAGCAATTATTGGCAAATGCCAGAACAATTTGTTATCACCAGCGTCAAAATCGCCTTCAAAAATCTCATCCTGTGTATCTGGGTAAAGTGATTCAACCCCATATTTCTCTGTTAAAAATCTCTTCAAAGCTCTTATTGTAACAGGCTTATCAATACTCCCTCTCCTGCAAAAATCTTCACATGGAGCTGCACATACTCTACCGCAAACCGAAGCAAACGGGTTAGGAGCACGAGCTACAAAATACGCTTCTTTATATCGCCCCTCAGCAATCAATTGAACATACCTTCCAGCGTCGGTATGAATTGGACAAGCCGCTTGACACTTCACCTGTTTCTGCCAATGCAACAAATCAGGCAAAGAAACTTTGTAACCCATTCAATTGATTCCCATTTGAGTTTTAATTTTCTTCAACAGGATAAAATCTTCAGCAAATTGCAAAACCCTTTTGCCATTTCTCATCTCCTTTACAAGGTCAGCAAGACTCTCATGATCAAGAATTGCCCTAACTTGATTTTTTATCTTAACCCAGAACTCATGCATTGCGCACGGATTTTGAAGATCACACAAGCCCACCCTCAAAAGACAAGACTCAAACCACTCAGTTCCATCAATTTCCTTTACTATATCAAAAATTGTAATATCCTTCGGGTCTTTTGCGAGAACAAAGCCACCACCTGGTCCCCTGACAGAGGCAAGAAAACCAGCCCTTACGAGCTGTTGCATAACTTTATTCAAAAACTCCCTCGGAATAGATAAAGCCCCAGCGATCTGCTTTGCAAGGATAGGTTCTTTTGAATTAAGTGACGCAATGAAAATCATTGCTTGAATCGCATATTTACAGGTTTTGCTTAACAACTTAAATTTTGGATTTATTTGTCTGGAATTAATTTAAATCGGATAAAATAAAAAGTCAAGAAAAGGACAAATTTGTCCATAAATTTTTATTAATGATGCTTCAAACTCTATACCATTTCCCCCTGCCTATACAATTTCAACAACTTTATTCCTTGAATTAAAACCAGAAATAATTTTTACATTTGACTTTGAAACTCCAAAATAATTTGCAAGCAAACTTATTAGTGCCTCATTTGCCTTCCCTTCAACAGGTGGAGCTTTGACCGAAACAGAGAAATGGGTTTCATCAATTTTTTCTACCTTTTCAACTTTTGCATTTGGTTTAACCCTTACAAATATACGCATTTGCATTTGCCCTTATGTGTTTTCACTTGAATTTATTTCTCACTTGGAGTTATATTTAATTGAATTTCAAAATAAAATCACAAAAACCAAAATGAAAAAAATTTTTCTCCTGCTTTTGCTTTTTATCCCGCTATTTTTCATGCTATCACAAGAAAAAAACATCGTTATAAGGTGTGGCGCCTTAATTGATGGGAAAAATGACGAAATAAAGAAAAATGTTTTAATCTTGATCAAGGGAAATATAATTGAAAAAGTTGGCAATTTTGATATACCCAAAGACGCAGATGTAATTGACCTGTCAGATATGACTGTTTTGCCGGGATTAATTGATTCACATGTTCATCTTTTTCTACATGAGGGGAATTACGACGATCAACTTCTCAAAGAGTCAACACCTTACCGAACAATAAGAGCGGTTGTCCATGCAAAGCAAACGCTTGAAGCTGGATTCACAACGATTCGTGACCTTGAAACTGAAGGAGCTGGATATGCGGATGTTGATTTAAAAACAGCGATAAATCAGGGGATAATTCCAGGTCCAAGAATGCAAGTTTCAACCCGCGCTCTATCCGTCACAGGTGGATATGCCCTTATGGGCTATTCATGGGAAATACAAGTCCCCACAGGAGCACAACTTGTTGATGGGGTTGATGAAGCAAGAAAAGCAGTGAGAGAACAAATAAAATACGGCGCCGACTGGATAAAAATATACGCCGATTCAAGAAGAAAACGAGGTGAAGTCGCTGATTCATTAACATGGTATCTTACATTTTCAGATGATGAATTAAAAGCAATAGTTGAAGAAGCAAAAAAGATGAATGTAAAAGTTGCTGCACATTGTTATTCATCAATTTCTGCACAAAAAGCTGTGAACGCTGGAGTATCTTCAATTGAACATGGTTTATATCTTGATGAGCCAACTCTAAAACTTATGAAAGACAAAGGGGTTTATTACTGTCCAACACTTCTTGCTTATTATCGCTGGTCAAAACGAGATGGGTTAAGCCCTGAGGTTAAAAAGATGATTGAAAATACAGTTAAACTTCACGCTGAAACATTTAAACGTGCTTTAAAAGTCGGCGTTAAAATTGCCTTTGGAAGTGATCTAACCGAAGCTCACGGCACAAATGCTGAAGAATTTGAACTTATGGTTAAATATGGGATGAAACCAATTGATGCAATAAAATCAGCGACAAGCGTTGCAGCGGAGCTTTTGGGCTGGCAAGACAAAATCGGAAGTATTGAACCCGGAAAGCTTGCTGACATAATTGCTGTCAAAGGAAACCCACTCCAAGACATATCCGTACTTAAAGATGTTAAATTTGTAATGAAAGATGGAAAAATAGTAAAAAACTCAAAATAGTTAAAATGCCTGAATATGGAATTATTCTCCTGAACCTTGGCGGACCAGACTCAATTAAAAATGTTGAAAAATTTCTCTACAATCTGTTTTCTGACCCTGACATATTTAAATTTCCGCTTTCCCCAATGACTCAAAAATTTTTCGCTAAGCTGATTTCAAAACTTAGAGCAAAAAAAGTTGTAAAGTATTATAAGCAAATCGGGGGACGCTCGCCAATTTTAAGTTATACCCTTGTTCAAGCAAAACTCCTTGAAAAGAAACTTGAACCAACGCTTGATTGCAAAATTTATATCGGGATGAGATATTGGCGCCCATTTATAGATGAGGCACTTGAAAGAGCGCTCAAAGATAATGTTCAAAAAATTGTTCTTCTCCCACTTTACCCACAATATTCAACCACAACAACCGGTTCAAGCTTCAATGAGTTCTACCGAGCATTAAAAAAATTGAACATGAATGAAAAAAAGATAATCAAAATACGAAGTTATCCAGACGATGAAATTTATGTTAAGGCAATGGCTGAAAGAATTGAAGAAGCAATGGAAAATTTCAATGACGAGGATTTTAAAAGTTTCTCTATGATATTTAGCGCCCATAGCTTACCCGTCAAATTTATCCGAAATGGCGATCCATATCTTGAGGAAACAAAAAAATCCTACAATGCCATAATCAATTACCTTCGCAATAATTCCAAAAGAAAAGAAATTTACAAAAACATAAAGACTGAGCTCTCCTTCCAAAGCAAAGTAGGACCAATCAAATGGCTTGAACCATCAACTATTGACATGATAAAAAAACTCGCAAACGAGGGAATTAAAAATATACTTGTCGTCCCGTTAAGCTTCGTTTCAGATAATATTGAAACGCTTTATGAACTCGGGATCTTTGTCAGAGATATCGCCATCAAAAATGGCGTTGAAAAGTATATGGTCGCTGAAGCCCTAAACGACTCAGAAACATTTTCTGAAGCTTTAAAAAACATAGTTTTGGAGGCAATTAAAAATGAAAAATAATGTAACAATCATCGGTGCCGGGATATCAGGACTTACAACTGCTTTCCTTCTTAAAAAGAACGGATTGAATATCACCGTCATTGAGGCGGAAAATGAAGTTGGCGGAACAATGAAAAGCAAAAGGATAAACGGATATCTTGTTGAAGCTGGACCAAACAGCGCCCTTGAAACAACACCTCTATTTAAACAAATAATAGACGAAATTGGGCTTTCAAATGAGATGACCTACGCAAATGAAGCATCAAACAAAAGATACATTTTTAAAAATGGGAACTTATATCCACTCCCAATGAAACCACAGGAATTTTTTAAATGCAAACTTTGGAGCTGGCGTGGGAAATTTCGCATAATGCTTGAACCATTTCACGGTCGTGCTAAAAACACAACAAATGACCCATTCTGGGAAGAAACCGTTGCACAATTTGTCAGAAGACGATTGGGGGAAGAATTTCTTGATTATACAATTAATCCCTTCGTCGCAGGCGTATATGCTGGTGACCCTGATAAACTCGGTGTTCGCTCTGCCTTCCCACGACTTTATGCACTTGAAGAAAAATATGGTGGTTTAATCATAGGAACAATAAAAGGCGCTAAAGAAAGAAAAAAGAGAGCTGAAAAATCAAAGGTTACAGCAAAAATGTTCTCATTTATCAACGGCATGGGAACTTTGCCAATTGGAATTGCAAATTATCTTGGTGATTTAGTT
Encoded here:
- a CDS encoding nitrous oxide reductase apoprotein, producing MKRQIQVALGILITFIAVAIVFHSCKPGKEAVKGEAAEAALATYVPPGDLDEFYLFYSGGHSGQIFVAGIPSMRHICTIPVFTPYPSTGYGFDKETKEMLGGYTWGDAHHPALSETNGDYDGRWLFINDNANNRIARIDLRDFKVKQILGPIPNLSGNHGSTFVTENTEYVTIATRFSVPVPKGTYVPVEEYAKKYHGIVALVEVDPKTGEMRMDEKHGFQVLMPPFNFDLGDAGKGPSHGWVFWTCYNSERATGILEITASQNDRDYIAAVNWKKAEEYLKAGKYKLISGVRVIDPKEAPGVVYLMPCAKSPHGVDVSPDGKWIVGSGKLQSITTVYNFEKMLKAIENKDFVGEEDGIPVLRYESVREAEVPVGLGPLHTQFDDKGYAYTSLFVESAIAKWKLGTWEVVDKIPIAYNIGHLCVPEGDTKHPAGKYVIALNKLSHGRHLSVGPSQPEASQLIDITGEKMRLLYDAFTEPEPHYAQAIRADKLKDKVIEVYQKGIDNKDPNAIWDEKDAKVVRKGNTVEVWMIAVRSRFQPWKIEANQGDKVIIHLTNIEQTTDELHGFAICEYDINVVVDPGETKTIEFVANKPGVFPFYCTNFCSALHQEMQGYLLVKPKGGAGIAQK
- a CDS encoding Cytochrome C oxidase, mono-heme subunit/FixO, coding for MDKSKFRKDITAVYAIALIGLIVTAFVYVGYFTPEWKKYQSEFKQYVKDKLGEEKAKTVEFGVKQIYVKELNRVDRCITCHMGYEWRGLENAPNPFKTHPKEILDKHPLPKYGCTICHGGQGYALNKEEAHGFIEHWEEPLLGKELEDIYRPPDKKVLLQMNCNICHRYDSLTPGADYINYAKKLIKEKGCRACHKINGRGGVIGPDLTYEGDKSPEQFDYSRVGGKKSVFAWHVAHFKNPKMVSPESIMPEMGFTSREAIALTLLMLSWKKVNLPPEYYPQSYTALADLPTPEEIEKERQMREGEGAFFVNKGCFVCHSISVFGIESAAKIGPDLSNAVEDVPSRFGKTLENFIKEPTGTMSIVLGSQIMLSDEEKAQVVELLTKAYEKYRKQQLTSKP
- a CDS encoding Cytochrome b subunit of the bc complex, with the protein product MPEFEVKPKKLNGRSIFWTWVPRSEKEAGESIVRNILLHWFPAKVTLRSLSWGYSLWLGTITATLFLILTITGVILMFLYVPSVERAYHSVKDIEYVVSFGWFIRAMHRNAAHLMVAFAFLHMVRVFLTGAYKNGVGVGQNRPLNWLVGVVLLLITLLLSFTGYLLPWDQLAFWAITVGTNIAKNAPIVGNWIRFILLGGHEIEQNALIRFYVLHCFFLPAAVLILFSYHMWRIRKDGGLACVDNLVLSQKKEKIKDGIKSKTYSLLGITTGRTVQVETTLLDEDKYTVNSVPFLIRRIGLVMLGTFVFVALISLFIHAPLEEPANPNVTPNPAKAPWYFLWLQELVAITTIRIGGFVLNGAFIGGVLIPGILVLLLAVWPYFDKSSNLSTGVWFSKERMKQNIVFLVLCFFVIVLIIIGTYMRGPNWEFYFPWESWPELPKKF
- a CDS encoding menaquinol-cytochrome c reductase iron-sulfur subunit is translated as MKFDRRKFLKNFGLGSLLLTLAGQVYTWFRSLFPNVSYEGIRRVKLDEPDKIPDGVTFIDDIKTYIFREGKTFYAISAVCTHLGCTVKYVGLSKPKVVKIAGKEVEVKWEFHCPCHGSKFYGDGTNYAGPAPRPLDWVKVEISPEDGKLVVDLNKTVPQNYKLTV
- a CDS encoding NADPH-dependent glutamate synthase beta chain; amino-acid sequence: MGYKVSLPDLLHWQKQVKCQAACPIHTDAGRYVQLIAEGRYKEAYFVARAPNPFASVCGRVCAAPCEDFCRRGSIDKPVTIRALKRFLTEKYGVESLYPDTQDEIFEGDFDAGDNKLFWHLPIIAKVRKADVRDKKVAIIGAGPAGLACAHDLALIGYKVTIFEASNVLGGMMRHGIPEFRLSRGIIEKEINKILWLGVEVRTLTPLTKNFGIKELREEFDAIFIAVGTQEGRDMNVEGANLDGIIKAIDFLINVNNGYRVELGEKVLVIGGGFVAFDAARTALRMAVEMEEKEKLGNGSTYTIVMDAARTARRAGVLEIHIASLESFDEMPVLRTAQGKEEFEEAIREGIIFHPQRGVKRFIGENGRVKGVEFIGVKRTYDEDGRFNPIFDESVSEYMEADTVILAIGQRPNLNFIKPEDGIELTAAGTIKVNPETLETSVPGIFAGGDVAFGPRNLIDAIANGKQAAISIDNYLRGLKTKRIFNLSVEKIEKRNYSTYVGYEIIPRRAPDTIPIDRRTGIVEVEMGYTEEQAIEQAKRCLLCHIQTIYDAEKCILCGACTDVCPEYCLKLVPVEELDIDDEMREKILNHYQLADGVGLSAMIKDDEKCIRCGLCAIVCPTDAMTMERMYYVEQEIIED
- a CDS encoding transcriptional regulator, BadM/Rrf2 family, translating into MIFIASLNSKEPILAKQIAGALSIPREFLNKVMQQLVRAGFLASVRGPGGGFVLAKDPKDITIFDIVKEIDGTEWFESCLLRVGLCDLQNPCAMHEFWVKIKNQVRAILDHESLADLVKEMRNGKRVLQFAEDFILLKKIKTQMGIN
- a CDS encoding Imidazolonepropionase — encoded protein: MKKIFLLLLLFIPLFFMLSQEKNIVIRCGALIDGKNDEIKKNVLILIKGNIIEKVGNFDIPKDADVIDLSDMTVLPGLIDSHVHLFLHEGNYDDQLLKESTPYRTIRAVVHAKQTLEAGFTTIRDLETEGAGYADVDLKTAINQGIIPGPRMQVSTRALSVTGGYALMGYSWEIQVPTGAQLVDGVDEARKAVREQIKYGADWIKIYADSRRKRGEVADSLTWYLTFSDDELKAIVEEAKKMNVKVAAHCYSSISAQKAVNAGVSSIEHGLYLDEPTLKLMKDKGVYYCPTLLAYYRWSKRDGLSPEVKKMIENTVKLHAETFKRALKVGVKIAFGSDLTEAHGTNAEEFELMVKYGMKPIDAIKSATSVAAELLGWQDKIGSIEPGKLADIIAVKGNPLQDISVLKDVKFVMKDGKIVKNSK
- a CDS encoding ferrochelatase, which encodes MPEYGIILLNLGGPDSIKNVEKFLYNLFSDPDIFKFPLSPMTQKFFAKLISKLRAKKVVKYYKQIGGRSPILSYTLVQAKLLEKKLEPTLDCKIYIGMRYWRPFIDEALERALKDNVQKIVLLPLYPQYSTTTTGSSFNEFYRALKKLNMNEKKIIKIRSYPDDEIYVKAMAERIEEAMENFNDEDFKSFSMIFSAHSLPVKFIRNGDPYLEETKKSYNAIINYLRNNSKRKEIYKNIKTELSFQSKVGPIKWLEPSTIDMIKKLANEGIKNILVVPLSFVSDNIETLYELGIFVRDIAIKNGVEKYMVAEALNDSETFSEALKNIVLEAIKNEK
- a CDS encoding oxygen-dependent protoporphyrinogen oxidase, with product MKNNVTIIGAGISGLTTAFLLKKNGLNITVIEAENEVGGTMKSKRINGYLVEAGPNSALETTPLFKQIIDEIGLSNEMTYANEASNKRYIFKNGNLYPLPMKPQEFFKCKLWSWRGKFRIMLEPFHGRAKNTTNDPFWEETVAQFVRRRLGEEFLDYTINPFVAGVYAGDPDKLGVRSAFPRLYALEEKYGGLIIGTIKGAKERKKRAEKSKVTAKMFSFINGMGTLPIGIANYLGDLVITGARAKSIKKDASGYIVEFEKDGKIENIRSEVVVISTPAYIAGELIKGLSDKLEDALKQIYYPPVAEIVFGYKKEQLGIEPDGFGFLIPEKEKRKILGTLWNSTIFPQRAPEGYVEFTTFVGGARQPELALKSDDELIKIVSDELKDIMKINGEPEFVWISKWEKAIPQYNVGHLKIMAMIDEFENENSGIYLCANYRGGISVGDCVMSAEKIANKILNKR